A single genomic interval of Musa acuminata AAA Group cultivar baxijiao chromosome BXJ3-4, Cavendish_Baxijiao_AAA, whole genome shotgun sequence harbors:
- the LOC135635430 gene encoding uncharacterized protein LOC135635430 encodes MRSEEKKKKREKKRGGRREEEEGEEKKKKKRRWLQRGLQRGAVGRGEKKRGRRGRREEEEEEEEEEEERRIAAARLQRGGVWLWGGKGKRRRREGEEEGKERQLQQPGLQHLCFPQVETEERMCGALRMKREEEEEEEEEEEEEEEEEEEEDSCGKAAARRCVALGRKREEGKRRRRRRGRERGVIPLFPAEETEERVCVTPGKKGLQLRRWQLQLEEKKKRKMSRGGGRGCGRGCGRDCSSCSGERRRRKEGEGRGEGKEVAAAAVVAAAAMAGKEEEKKERKKKRKGRRGRREEEEKGLRLRRWQLQLWQGKRKRKGRRREREGEEEERKRRRGCGCGDGSCSCGWERREGKEEEEKGKERKKRGRGEGVAAAAVAAAVGREVGEEIE; translated from the coding sequence atgaggagtgaagaaaagaagaagaagagggaaaagaagagaggaggaagaagagaggaagaagagggagaagagaagaagaagaagaagaggaggtggctgcagcgagggctgcagcgaggagctgtggggcgtggggagaagaagagaggaagaagagggagaagagaagaagaagaagaagaagaagaagaagaagaagagaggaggatagctgcggcaaggctgcagcgaggaggtgtgtggctttggggagggaaagggaagaggagaagaagagaaggagaagaagagggaaaagagaggcagctgcagcagccagggctgcagcacctctgtttcccgcaggtggaaacagaggagaggatgtgtggggcgttgagaatgaaaagggaagaagaagaagaagaagaagaagaagaagaagaagaagaagaagaagaagaagaagaagatagctgcggcaaggctgcagcgaggagatgtgtggccttggggaggaaaagggaagaggggaagaggagaagaagaagaagaggaagagaaagaggtgtgatacctctgtttcctgcagaggaaacagaggagagggtgtgtgtgacgccggggaagaaggggctgcagctgcggcgatggcagctgcagctggaagagaagaagaagaggaagatgagcaggggaggagggagaggttgcggccgtggctgcggccgcgactgcagcagttgcagcggggagagaagaagaagaaaggaaggagaaggaagaggagaagggaaagaagtagctgcggctgcggttgtggcagctgcagctatggcagggaaagaggaagagaaaaaggaaaggaagaagaagagaaagggaaggagaggaagaagagaggaagaggagaaggggctgcggctgcggcgatggcagctgcagctatggcagggaaagagaaaaaggaaaggaagaagaagagaaagggaaggagaggaagaagagaggaagaggagaaggggctgcggctgcggtgatggcagctgcagctgtggctgggaaagaagagaaggaaaggaagaagaagagaaagggaaggagaggaagaagagaggaagaggagaaggggtggcagctgcggcagtggcagctgcagttggaagagaagtaggagaggaaatagagtag